The DNA segment GGACAAAATTGAATTGTTAAGATAACGGCGGACAGAATATAGATTCCTTTCTTTTTCCGGCTTGATTATCTCGTTGTTAGCCAGCACCATATACTCCTGTGCGAGGCGAGTATAGTACCTTCCTTCCCGGTTATTTTGATTAATCGCCTGGCCCAACTTGGCGACTGACCCTTCTTCGGTAATCTGGGATTGCCTGGCGGCGGAACCCGCATAGACATCGGCTACAAACATCTTGCCGATAAAAGCGAAAACAAAGGCCACTCCGGCGCTTACTACCATAAAGACGAAAGCCAGCGTGAGCGCAAATTTAGGAGAGGACTTGAGGGAGAGATTGATGGATTTCCCTTCAAAAACACTTTCCAGAAACAACACTCCCAGCGCTACCATGCCAACTAACGCTCCGAGCAGAAGAATGGTCCCTTCGATTCTTCCCAGTACCACCGCGATTAAAATAATCAGCGCGGAGGATACAAATCCGAGCGAAGTTACTTTGTTCTTTTCTTTCTCCCGGGACAGCAGATAAACAACGACGCTCAAAAACGTCAGCAGTATCAGCGCCAGCCCGACTGTTCCCAGCGCCCCCATGGCGGGTATAACTTCAGCAATTAATCCGTTGCCTTGGTAAAAGCGCAAATTGTAGAGAATATTGCGATTGAAATCCTGCGAACGGTAGAGGGAAAAATCATAGCCATAAGTTCCGGGACCGGAACCAAGAACGAATTTATCTTTTAGCGCGTCGCGGGCGATCTGCCAGGAAAACTGGTAGGAAGGAGCGACTTCAATAGGAAGATTAATTTTTGCCACCCGCACGTTGCCCACCATCAAAATAATCAGTACCACGACGAATATCACCATCGGCAGCCAAGTCCAGTTTTCCGCCGGTCTCACGATTTGAGAAAGGATGTAGATAAGGAAGAATCCCAATCCGATAAGAAGCGCCGGCCAGGGAACAAAAGCGTAAAGAGCCAGCAGCACAAACAGATGAAGCGCCATGGTGATAAGAAGAGCGCCGGTAATTACGTTTTTTTGAATTTTTCCGACGGCCTCGCTGGTTCTTATCTTAAATAAAACGGTGACTAGAAGCGGTATCATGAAGGCAATAAATACCGCCAGTCCCGACACTGATCCAATCAAGCTAAGCGGAGCTAGTTGGGCGATTTTCGCCGGCAGAAACTGAATGCCAAAAAGCGCTAGAGTCGTCCAGAGAGAAACGATGAACGAGGATGTCACCAGCATTCCCATTATCCATTTCAAGCGCGACAAGGTGAAGTTGCTTAAAACAATATAATACGCGACGACTAAAGCGATGATATTGACAAGGCCCCGGGACGGATCGCCAAAAAATCCGAAGAAGCTGTGCCAGCGGTCAACGGAAAAAATAGTCGCCAGAATATAAATTGCCAAAAAAACAAGAATGGGAATGTCTAACGGCGTACGGCGAATTTTCATTTCTCCCGTCACTACTCCCCGCGACACCCAGGCGACGAGCGCTACCAGCAGCCAGCAGAAGAAATAGATCTGCTTTTCAAAGGCCAGTCCTTGGAAAGTGAGACCCGTGAAAAAAATCGGCAGGCCCAGAAAAATGGCGGCCAAACTCACAGTAATCGCCACGTCAAAAATTTTGGCGATTTTTTTCGGTTTTGGTTTTATTTCTTCTTCTTTCCCCGTTAGCGGGGCTGATTCTTTTTTCGCTCCGGATGAAGGGGCGAAAAACTCGAGGCCTCTTCTGATTTCCATAGTGTTTTTTGTAGCACTGATTCTCCTAGTTCAGTACAAGTGATAATTATTAAATCTTATTTAATTTTAGGGCAAAATCCAATGACTGGCAAGTAGATAAGATAACCGATATTTGTTGATACTAATAGATATTAATTGATACTGGTTGATATTAGTTGATATTGTTTTTTGCCCGGTAAATCGCTTTTATAAAATTCTGGAGCTTTTGGAGTTTTTTGGAGGTTGAACCTCCAAAAACAACCTACACAAAAATGTTATTCTTCAAATTCTTTTAATAATTCCTTTCTTTCTAAAATACTCGGGAGTGTCTGTTCAGCGAATTCTCTATATTCGCTTTTACTTTTGAACTGTCCAAAAACATCATCTTTTTGGCAGAAAATAAACTTAGTTTTTCCGACATATTCATCCCAGCTGGATAAAAACATGGGTTTTTCCAACTTGGAGGTTGAACCTCCAAATTGGTGAGTTCTATTATTCAAGTTCACATAAACGCTCACGTGCAGTAATTGTTCGTTGGTATCAATATGAACGGCTTTGTATCTTCCCTGAAAAAGAACCCCGCTTCTTTTGTGCTTCTTGTTAAAATAACCAGTGTATCCTGTAGACAGCCGGTGCATGAACTTTTCAATTCCTTTGTCGGCAATCTGCTTTAAAACAAAATGATAATGATTGGGATTGAGGCAATAGCAGATAAGATCAATTAATCTATTCTTTTTCTTATTTTTGGAGGTTGAACCTCCAAATCTGTTTTCGGAAAAAAGTTTCTCATAAATGCTGCCAATGGGATTGACCGTGTTAAAAAGATCCATACTTTGAAAAAAGCGCTGGTAATCTTTCCAGTTCATGAAAGTTTGGCGCTTGTCTACTCCCCTGTTATAAATATGGTAATATTCATTTGTTTCCAATGGAATTTTTCTTGTGCTCATAGCAGTCAAATTATACCATTTGGAGGTTGAACCTCCAAACGGGAAGGTTTACTATCTAAACTTCACATCGCCTCTGAATTTTACGTTGCCTCGGATTCTTACATCTTTTACATCTAAAGGTACATACTCATCCGCCCCGATGTCCCAGGTACCTGCTCCTGTCGGTCTGGTTTCTCCATCTATGTCGTCTGTAAATGTAGCCGAAAGGTCAATCCCATAATTCCTGGCCCCTGCATCATCTGAATTGAGATGAAAGTCCCTTGGTGAACCAGTAGGAGCAACCATTGAAAATGTCTGGCTGATTTTATTACCTGCCCCGTCCCAATCGTCTGCTGTAGCATCTCCGCTGGCAGAATAGGTAACGGTGAATATGTAAGAACCTCCCATAATAAAATCGCCGCCAGTATTATTTCTGCATAAACAGTTCGTTGCAGTAACACTTACATAATAAGCATCTATACCATAGCGACCATTATATCCAACAGTACAATTACGAGCTAAAGAACCATTTCCTGCCAGCACTATTCCATCATAAGAAGCATCATACACAATTGTATTTCTTATCTCTGATGTTGACTGGAGCCATGCCCCACCGCCAGGACTTGCGGCAAGTATGCCTCTGTCAAATAAAGCATTAGTACCTCCTAAGGATAAATCAAGGCTTGAAGATCCCCCGCCCGTATTACTAATCTGGATTCCTGTGATAGTTATATAATTGGCAGTGGTACTTGTTAATACAGTCCCACTCCAGCCAGGGTCTAACTCAAGTCTATATTTCCCCTCATTCCACTTCCCATCGTGCCTGGCAGCAGTGGTGGTGTAGATTTTGATGTAGTTTGACGAATTGGTTGTCCAGCCGTCTATGGTAACAGCCGTGGCGTCAGCCGAAGTCCAGGCGCCGTCTATTTGAGCAACTGCAATGGCAGAATCTCCGGCGTCAGTGGGCGTAAAAGCGTTAGTTGCGTCACTGCCATCAGCAGTGGGATACCAGGTATTGGTAGCGTTTGGCGTACCGGTGATGGAAATCAATAATATCTGGGTGGCGGTATCGTGAAGCATAACGGCTGCCGCGCCAGAAGCTGTTTGAGTTACCGCTACCCCATCAGCGAATGAGCCTCTAGTAAGCGCGCCTGCGACAACTTTCGTGGTAGCGACGGTTAAATCACAGTCAATGGCGTTCTCCCATGTATTGAGAGTGCTGTAATCCCCGCCGGACTGCATCACGGTGGCGACGAATTCGGTGGCCCCGTACGCCGGCTTGGCACAAAAGAATAGAACGACCAGAAATAATGGCAAAGCAAACAGAATGCCGGGAAGTAAAAACTTTCGTCGGCCAGCTACGGGGTAAACGGCTTTTGCCCAGTGAGAGAAGGCGAGTGCCAGGCAGAAAGCAAGGAGATAAATTGTAAGCTTCCAATAACGCATATTGCTTGAACGAATTTACACGAATGAGAAACGAATTTTCACGAATCACTAATTTTTATGAAGCACGAATTCGTGATTCGTCTTGATTCGTTTTTATATTTGTGTTAATTCGTCTTATAAAGGGTTTCTTATCGTTGGTGTAGATGGATCTCTTCATTTCCAATTTAGGCGTACAGAAATTTACTAAATAGCCTATTTCATACTCACTTATCCTTAAATATGATCTCTGTTGTTCAATGTCTTGTTTCATCGTAAAATTACTGGCTTTTATTTCTATAATAACTTTATTTTCAACCAAAAAATCTGGAATATAAGTTCCTAATTTCTTGCCGGTGTCGAATGAGAAGATGTTAATTCTTTTTTGTTCATTGAATGTTAGATTGTTTTTAGCAAACTCCTCCGCCAAAGCCTTTTGATAAATATTTTCCTTTAATCCTCTGCCGTATTTATTGGAAACATTATAAATGCAACCCTGTATTTTATAGCAAAGTTCCTTCTCTAAAATCTTATTCGTATCATTCGTGATTTGTGAAAATTCGTCATAAATTCGTTGATATTCGTTCATCACTTCTTCTGAATTAAATCTTTATCAAAAATCTTATCCGCGTACGGTTGGCCTTTCCAGATTTCATCCGGATTAAAGTTCAGAGTTTCAATCTTAAGCCGGTAAGCCCGCGCGCGGATTGTTTCCGTTGGCGGCCTCATTTCTCTTTCGTTTTTATTTCCCTTGCCCGCCGAAGCTTCAGCGGAGGAGGGTTTCGTTTCCGGCTTGGTGAGTTTCGCCGCGTCTTCAAGGGTGAGTTTGATTTTCAAAATCAGGTAACTCGTCTCTTCCGTTTCGCTCCATTCGTGCCCGGCCGGTAGCACGGCTATCACATCGCCGGCTTCCCCGCCCTTCACTTCAACCAGCGCTTCATATATCTCGGCTTTATCCTTATCCAATTCCGTTTTATTAATTACTTCCTGATTTTTAGCATCTTTCTTTCTCAACACATCTTCCATTTTCCCACCGACAACAAGAAAAATAGCGACCAGAAGAGCGGCTAAAACAAGCGCGATGATGATTATTTTATTTTTTGTCATATTTTTGCCTTTCCTGTTTGGAGGTTGAACCTCCAAATACTAATTTCCCGATCCGAGCTCGGCTGATTCCACTATCCACCAGTTGAAGTAGATGTCCTTGGCTACCGGATCGCTTAGTACCATTTTGAAACCGATATATTCGCCGTCGTCGTTTTTCACTTTCTCCACCCAATTATAGCCGTTGGGATTGTCCTCAAAGCTGGTGAAAATCTTGCAGGTTTCGCTCACCGCTTTGGTTTTAACGGCATAACTTTTTCCGTCCGAGCCGGTTACATCATCTTTGCCGTCGCCGTCCGCATCTTTTTCTATCGCCTGAATGTAATTTGAACCGATGGTTTTCTTTTCTTCGTCGGAAACTTTGACGGTAAATGCTCCGGCCACCACTCCTTCGGCTTCAACTTTTCCAAGAATGTTCACATCACCCGGATTGGTCGTCCGGTCAATGCCCAGCAGTAATTTGAGATAATCAATATCGTTTTTATTAGCTTCGATTTGGGCGACGTTTAATTCCTGGTTAGTGAGCGCCTTCAACTCGTCAATTTGGGTTTGGAGCGTGGCAACAAGATTTTCCAGAGTGACTATTCTTGATTCCTGATCCATAATTCCTGCTTCAAGATTTGAAACCCGAGAATTCAAAGTTGTGAGTTGTTGGTTGTTAGTTGTCAGTTGCTCTCCGATAATCGCCAGCTGCTCGTCCACCGAGGTCTGCAGTTCTGCCAGATTAGTGACGCTTTCGTCCGTCTTGAGAGCCAGCGTTTCCACATTGGTTGATATCCGCTGGTCTTCGGTATCAAGATCGCCGATTTGGACTTGCTGTTCCTGCATGGCTTTGACGATATAGAGCGGCAGTGCGGAAAGATTTGTGTCCAGATAATCAGTTCCGTTTATTTCTGTATGCCCGACCATTTCAGGAAACACTGTCTGGAGTTCCTGGGCAATGAAGCCCGTAATTCTTCTCTGGCGGGTGGCTTCATCATAGCCGGTAAGAGAATTATAGTTGAACGTAGACGGTTTTAATTGCATTATCTTGTCCAAATAACCCTCGCCCAAAACAACCACATTTTCTTTCAATCTGGCATCGGAATAGCTGGTGAAGTGGGTATAACCGGCGGCGCCCGGCTCACCTTCAACGGTCAACAAATATCCCGGAGCGTTTGTCCCGATGCCAACATTTCCGTTTAAAAATGCCGCGCTATAGTTGCTGTCCGCACCAGAGGCTCCATCAACATAGATTCCATAAGCTCTAGTGGTGGCGGCTCCCGTGTTTTCGCCGGCGGCGACGAAGTAGCCGCCGACTGTACGTACCGTTCCACCGGTGGAGACACCAGTCGCGGAGGCGTCGCCGTACACTCCAACTATAGTAGGAAAACCGGTAGTGAAGACACCTGTTGAGTTAATGTCAGAACGTATTCCACGGTAGGTTCCGGCGGTGGTAGCGGATTCGCCGTAAAGGAGGTCCAGTTTAGCGGAGGGACTCGCCGTCCCGATGCCGACGTTGCCCCTATCATTGGCAAGAATTACGTCTCCTACGCCAGTACCTCCATTGCCGCCGTTAATATATATATCGCCCCCGGATAATCCTGATCCGCCTATTATATTTATATCCCCTCCCGGACCTGTTGCGCCATATGCACTTCCCTGAATAGTTAAATCATAAGTTCCTGATCCTCCCACAGAAATTGTTCTGTCGCTGCCACCGCTAAGCAAAACATTACCGCTCACTTCTAATTTCTCGCTTGGTCCGGTCGTCCCGATGCCGACGGAGCCGTTCATGAACACCGCGGAGTAGTTGTTGTCCGCGCCAGTGGCGCCGTTGACATAGAGGCCGTAGGCGTTGGTAGTGGCGGCGCCAGTGTTTTCGCCAGTGGCGGTGAAGTAGCCGCCGTAGGTGTTGACCGTTCCTCCAGTAGAAACGCCGGTAGAAGCGGCATCGCCGTACATTCCATACATATAGGTGGTGCCGGTGGTGAAAATGCCGGTTGAGTTGGTATCAGAGCGCATTCCATAGTAGGATCCGGCGGTGGTAGCGGATTCGCCATAAAGAACATCCAGTTTTGCTCCCGGCGCAGTCGTCCCGATGCCGACGGAGCCGTTTTTATTTATAACAAACATCGTTGTTCCAGCACCAAAGGGGTCTCCATTTTGAGCATTAGACCCTCGGAGCGCGAAATCTCCAAAATTATCATAACTTGTCATTATTCCCCAATTTCTGTTAGAAGAATCAGCGTAAGTTGAATATAGGGACAATACAGACACTCCGCCGTTTTTAATTCTGATGCCGTCGCCGCTACTTACAGTTACCACTTCCATCTTAGTTCCCGGACTCGTCGTCCCGATGCCGACGGAGCCCTGATCAAAAATCGCCGCGTAATTATTCGTGCCTCCCGTAGCGGTGGCATAGAGAGCTCGGTTGACAGCCGAGGTTCCGTTCCAGGTTCCGGTAGCTTCAATGTCCAGTCCGGTTTTAGTAAGAGAGGCAGTAGAAGATGTGCCATTGGCATTAATGGTTATACCCGTGATACTAGCAGTTAAGCCCGACCCGACTGAAGCGTTAAAGTCACCGAGAATAAGGGGTGCAGCAGTGTTGGTATTGGCAATATAAAGCTTATTGCTTCCTGTTTCGCTAAAGCCGGCCTGGTAGCCCAAAAATACATTGCTAGCACCGGTAGAGTTGTTGTTTCCGGCTCTATAACCAATAAAAGTGTTGTAGTCGCCGCTGGTATTCGTGATACCGGCTTGATAACCGAGAAAAGTGCCGTAGTCGCCACCGGTGTTTGCTTGACCGGCCTGGTATCCGAGAAATGCATTGTAGCTTCCCGTAGTGGAAGTACCGGCACTATTCCCAAGAAAGACATTGTAGCTTCCGGTGTTGGACATGCCGGCTTGAGCTCCCACCATCAAATTCATAGAACCGGTGTTGGAATTTCCCGCGGCGTACCCAATGATGGTGCTGTAGTTGATGTTACTGGTGCCATTGCGACCGGCTTGTGATCCCAGATAGGTGTTGTAACCGCCGTTGGTGTTTGACTGGCCCGCCCATTTGCCGACCATGGTGTTATCAACCGCGTTAGAGCTCTGGCCGGCATAATCTCCGACATACGTGCTGCCGGTCGCGTTACTGTTAGTAAAGCCGGCCTGCCAGCCAACGAAGACATTAGCAGCGCCGGTCG comes from the Candidatus Moraniibacteriota bacterium genome and includes:
- a CDS encoding right-handed parallel beta-helix repeat-containing protein — encoded protein: MRYWKLTIYLLAFCLALAFSHWAKAVYPVAGRRKFLLPGILFALPLFLVVLFFCAKPAYGATEFVATVMQSGGDYSTLNTWENAIDCDLTVATTKVVAGALTRGSFADGVAVTQTASGAAAVMLHDTATQILLISITGTPNATNTWYPTADGSDATNAFTPTDAGDSAIAVAQIDGAWTSADATAVTIDGWTTNSSNYIKIYTTTAARHDGKWNEGKYRLELDPGWSGTVLTSTTANYITITGIQISNTGGGSSSLDLSLGGTNALFDRGILAASPGGGAWLQSTSEIRNTIVYDASYDGIVLAGNGSLARNCTVGYNGRYGIDAYYVSVTATNCLCRNNTGGDFIMGGSYIFTVTYSASGDATADDWDGAGNKISQTFSMVAPTGSPRDFHLNSDDAGARNYGIDLSATFTDDIDGETRPTGAGTWDIGADEYVPLDVKDVRIRGNVKFRGDVKFR
- a CDS encoding GxxExxY protein — encoded protein: MNEYQRIYDEFSQITNDTNKILEKELCYKIQGCIYNVSNKYGRGLKENIYQKALAEEFAKNNLTFNEQKRINIFSFDTGKKLGTYIPDFLVENKVIIEIKASNFTMKQDIEQQRSYLRISEYEIGYLVNFCTPKLEMKRSIYTNDKKPFIRRINTNIKTNQDESRIRAS
- a CDS encoding transposase; protein product: MSTRKIPLETNEYYHIYNRGVDKRQTFMNWKDYQRFFQSMDLFNTVNPIGSIYEKLFSENRFGGSTSKNKKKNRLIDLICYCLNPNHYHFVLKQIADKGIEKFMHRLSTGYTGYFNKKHKRSGVLFQGRYKAVHIDTNEQLLHVSVYVNLNNRTHQFGGSTSKLEKPMFLSSWDEYVGKTKFIFCQKDDVFGQFKSKSEYREFAEQTLPSILERKELLKEFEE